Proteins found in one Sporosarcina jeotgali genomic segment:
- a CDS encoding DUF4870 domain-containing protein has product MPVLFFAPFLVPVAIYIMTFFVELDDQIKRLSIQALLFQLVMWALIAVASIMSFIIIGIPFLIGFVIMIFVIPIIAIIKTLQDEPYNYPIVGRWF; this is encoded by the coding sequence ATGCCAGTGCTTTTTTTTGCGCCATTCTTAGTGCCGGTTGCGATATACATCATGACATTTTTTGTAGAGCTGGATGATCAAATAAAACGGTTATCGATTCAAGCGCTTTTGTTCCAATTAGTTATGTGGGCATTGATTGCTGTGGCATCCATCATGTCGTTTATCATTATTGGAATACCGTTTTTGATTGGCTTCGTCATTATGATATTTGTTATTCCGATCATCGCGATAATCAAAACACTGCAAGATGAGCCGTATAACTATCCAATCGTGGGCCGCTGGTTTTAA
- a CDS encoding PaaI family thioesterase, whose protein sequence is MVQKVECAIQDRYPDDFSWCYGCGRLNKEGHQFRTGWDGDQTVTYYMPEPDHKAIPGFVYGGIIASLVDCHGTGSASLALHRKNGFEPDNEELPPRFVTASLSVNYVKPTPEGTLLKAVGTVEEIHPKKFKVAVDVFADGDLCATGEVVAVVMPASFGAK, encoded by the coding sequence ATGGTTCAAAAAGTGGAGTGTGCAATACAAGACCGTTACCCAGATGACTTTTCTTGGTGTTACGGCTGCGGGCGGTTGAACAAAGAAGGACATCAATTCAGAACTGGCTGGGATGGGGACCAAACGGTTACATATTATATGCCGGAGCCGGATCATAAAGCGATTCCCGGGTTTGTTTATGGAGGCATTATCGCTTCGCTGGTAGATTGTCACGGCACGGGGTCTGCCTCGTTGGCGCTTCATCGAAAGAATGGTTTCGAACCAGACAACGAGGAACTTCCTCCGAGGTTTGTAACTGCTTCGTTGTCCGTGAATTATGTAAAACCAACTCCAGAAGGGACGCTATTGAAAGCGGTTGGAACAGTGGAAGAAATTCATCCTAAGAAGTTTAAAGTTGCGGTGGATGTTTTTGCAGATGGAGACTTATGTGCGACTGGAGAAGTCGTGGCAGTTGTCATGCCTGCCTCATTTGGAGCAAAATAA
- the pepF gene encoding oligoendopeptidase F: MVKQLPPRIEVPQEETWNLQDLFLSEADYSAALEILQSDVTAFANKFQGKIETAEDVIAVLKDFEALYMQIIPLGTYTNLAVSVDQTNDEAQMRDSRFGSISAKVGSQLSFVTSELLELSEEVLQSAMEQSDEYSHYLKELIREKQYRLHPQVEKALAAYSSAFDAPYGLYNTTKMVDMDFPDFTVDGQSYPLSYVSFEGDWESEPDTKKRRAAFDAFSAKLRDYQHTTAKTYDSHLQLEKITSDLRGYESVTDYLLFNQEVDQSMYHRQIDLITQELAPHMRKYAKLLQEVNGLDKMTFADLKAPLDATYEPKITVEESKKYINDALAIMGPDYLDMVKRSYDERWTDFAQNKGKATGAFCSSPYGTHPYILISWTGSMEDVFVLAHELGHAGHFYNAHKHQNVFNSRPSTYFIEAPSTMNEMLVANHLLSNSEDLKFKRWVISSIISRTYYHNFVTHLLEAAYQRKVYEKIDAGGSVNASILNELKRGVLEEFWGDTVEINEGAELTWMRQPHYYMGLYPYTYSAGLTISTEVAKRVLNEGQPAVDDWLKVLQAGGTKTPAELSKMAGVDITTDEPLRNTIAYIGDLIDQLVQLTEEINAEAQLAK, encoded by the coding sequence TTGGTTAAACAACTACCGCCTAGAATAGAAGTACCTCAAGAAGAAACGTGGAATTTACAAGATTTATTCCTATCTGAGGCTGATTATTCAGCAGCTTTAGAAATCTTACAATCTGATGTGACCGCATTTGCAAACAAGTTCCAAGGAAAAATTGAAACTGCAGAAGATGTTATCGCTGTTCTAAAAGATTTTGAAGCCCTCTACATGCAGATCATTCCGCTTGGAACGTATACAAACTTAGCTGTAAGTGTTGACCAGACAAATGATGAAGCACAAATGAGAGATAGCCGCTTTGGTTCAATTTCTGCTAAAGTCGGCAGTCAGCTCTCTTTTGTCACAAGCGAACTGCTTGAGCTATCAGAAGAGGTTTTACAGTCCGCAATGGAGCAATCAGATGAATATAGCCATTATCTAAAAGAATTGATCCGTGAGAAACAGTATCGTCTTCATCCGCAAGTAGAAAAAGCACTAGCTGCTTATTCTTCCGCTTTCGATGCCCCTTACGGATTGTATAATACGACTAAAATGGTCGACATGGATTTTCCGGACTTCACCGTTGATGGTCAATCGTATCCGTTAAGCTATGTCTCATTTGAAGGAGATTGGGAGTCTGAGCCGGATACGAAAAAACGCCGTGCCGCGTTCGATGCCTTTTCTGCAAAATTACGTGATTACCAGCACACGACTGCTAAAACGTATGATTCTCACTTGCAACTTGAGAAAATCACATCTGATTTACGCGGATATGAAAGCGTGACAGACTACTTGCTGTTCAACCAAGAAGTCGATCAATCAATGTATCACCGTCAAATCGATTTGATCACCCAAGAGCTGGCACCCCATATGCGTAAGTATGCAAAACTGCTTCAAGAAGTGAATGGGCTCGACAAAATGACGTTCGCTGACTTGAAAGCACCTTTAGATGCAACGTACGAACCGAAGATCACGGTTGAAGAATCCAAGAAATATATTAATGATGCACTGGCAATAATGGGTCCTGATTATTTGGATATGGTGAAACGTTCGTATGACGAACGCTGGACTGATTTCGCACAGAACAAAGGTAAAGCGACAGGTGCTTTTTGTTCCAGTCCTTACGGTACACATCCGTATATCCTGATTTCTTGGACTGGCAGCATGGAAGATGTTTTCGTCCTTGCTCACGAATTAGGCCACGCTGGACATTTCTACAATGCCCATAAACATCAAAACGTGTTCAACTCTCGTCCATCGACGTATTTCATCGAAGCACCATCGACGATGAATGAAATGCTCGTCGCTAACCATCTTCTTTCGAATTCAGAAGACTTGAAGTTCAAACGCTGGGTCATTTCATCGATCATTTCACGTACGTATTATCATAACTTCGTAACTCACTTATTAGAAGCCGCTTACCAGCGAAAAGTATATGAAAAAATCGATGCAGGCGGCAGTGTCAACGCATCCATTTTAAACGAGCTGAAACGCGGTGTTCTAGAAGAGTTCTGGGGAGACACTGTGGAAATCAATGAAGGCGCTGAGCTTACGTGGATGCGTCAACCGCACTACTATATGGGGCTGTATCCATATACGTACAGTGCAGGACTTACGATTTCAACAGAAGTGGCAAAACGCGTGTTGAATGAAGGTCAGCCAGCAGTAGATGATTGGTTGAAAGTGCTTCAAGCAGGCGGTACAAAGACGCCAGCTGAACTTTCAAAAATGGCAGGTGTCGATATTACAACTGACGAGCCACTGCGTAATACGATTGCGTATATCGGTGATCTCATTGATCAATTGGTTCAGCTTACAGAAGAAATCAATGCAGAAGCACAACTTGCCAAGTAA
- a CDS encoding VanZ family protein, which produces MRKGYWKFIFGIYIVLVINFVVVKFNGNINHTINTVQMNIMRRAEGGSNYNLIPFQTVRMYLTDLSFGVAFLNILGNIIPFIPMGFLIPMAFSSQRRMIKTMFTCFLLILSIECIQFFAYLGSFDVDDIILNTVSCFLGFLFFSAYSRIYKKV; this is translated from the coding sequence TTGAGAAAAGGTTATTGGAAATTCATCTTTGGTATTTACATCGTATTGGTAATAAATTTCGTTGTCGTTAAGTTTAACGGAAATATAAACCACACTATTAATACTGTGCAAATGAATATTATGAGAAGAGCTGAAGGTGGATCGAATTATAATTTAATACCATTCCAGACAGTTAGGATGTACCTAACTGATTTGAGTTTCGGTGTCGCATTTCTAAATATATTGGGTAATATCATTCCTTTTATTCCAATGGGATTTTTAATTCCAATGGCTTTCAGTTCTCAAAGAAGAATGATTAAAACAATGTTCACCTGCTTCCTGCTGATATTAAGTATTGAATGCATTCAGTTTTTTGCATATTTAGGATCTTTTGATGTAGATGATATTATTTTAAATACAGTTAGTTGTTTCTTAGGTTTTTTGTTCTTTAGTGCATACAGCAGAATTTATAAAAAAGTATAA
- a CDS encoding ASCH domain-containing protein: protein MDYPEKTCSVERLITVPADVKKVLEGKKTATRRNGVYAYPGEIMELEGKEFKVDSLYQQSLGEVTEEHARQEGFENLDAYKQSILDMHEGMKWIPTMKVWVHEFSPVKN from the coding sequence ATGGATTATCCAGAAAAAACATGTTCCGTTGAAAGACTTATTACTGTACCAGCAGATGTAAAGAAAGTTCTGGAAGGTAAAAAGACTGCAACTCGAAGAAATGGCGTTTACGCATATCCTGGTGAAATCATGGAGTTAGAGGGTAAAGAATTTAAAGTGGATTCACTTTATCAACAATCACTCGGTGAAGTTACTGAAGAACATGCTCGCCAAGAAGGTTTTGAGAATTTGGACGCATACAAGCAATCGATTCTTGATATGCATGAGGGAATGAAATGGATTCCAACAATGAAAGTATGGGTGCACGAGTTTTCTCCCGTAAAGAATTGA
- a CDS encoding FixH family protein, with the protein MKKRHLAISTALIALLATGCAQNDEDTNASTDEEVSLVPISVDLTVPETGEAGETVQLSAAVTQGDEKVTDANDVEYEIWEEGKKEDSWMVKSEQKTDGVYEADAKFDHDGLYHVQVHVTARDMHTMPMKEITIGAGAEAQAATETEGEDSEEHHHGTEGFSMHFMEPEDVKVNEPSMMMVHLQQGENPLEKARVRLEIVVNDKKDEAQWIDLSEDKAGQYTGEVTFETAGTANITVHVEGDEGLHEHETHEITISE; encoded by the coding sequence TTGAAAAAGAGACATTTGGCAATTAGCACGGCACTTATCGCACTTTTGGCAACAGGATGCGCACAAAATGATGAGGATACAAATGCGAGCACAGACGAGGAAGTGTCGCTGGTACCGATTTCTGTAGATCTGACGGTTCCTGAAACAGGTGAAGCCGGTGAAACCGTACAGCTATCTGCTGCGGTCACACAAGGTGATGAAAAAGTAACGGATGCCAATGATGTCGAGTATGAGATCTGGGAAGAAGGAAAGAAAGAAGATAGCTGGATGGTGAAGTCTGAGCAAAAAACAGATGGTGTTTATGAGGCGGATGCGAAATTTGACCATGATGGCTTGTACCATGTTCAAGTCCACGTGACAGCGCGCGATATGCACACAATGCCAATGAAAGAAATTACAATTGGCGCAGGTGCAGAAGCACAAGCAGCAACTGAAACTGAAGGAGAAGACAGTGAAGAGCACCATCACGGTACAGAAGGATTCTCCATGCATTTCATGGAACCGGAGGATGTGAAGGTGAACGAACCTTCTATGATGATGGTTCACTTGCAGCAAGGAGAGAATCCCCTTGAAAAAGCACGTGTCCGACTTGAAATCGTTGTGAATGATAAAAAAGATGAAGCACAATGGATTGACTTATCAGAGGATAAAGCTGGCCAATATACGGGTGAAGTAACTTTTGAGACTGCAGGCACAGCAAACATTACAGTTCATGTTGAAGGTGACGAAGGTCTGCATGAACATGAAACTCATGAGATAACAATTTCAGAATAA